The Gemmatimonadaceae bacterium DNA segment GTCGAACGGCGTGGTAGACCACTGGCTCAGCGACATCCGCAACACCATCCGCTGGCACCGCGACGAGCTCGATGCGCTCACCGATCCGAAGGTGAAGCTGGCGAAGCTTGCGGAGCTGAACGTGTTGCAGCAGCTCGGCATCCTCTCGCGCACGCCGGTGATCCGCGAGTGCTGGGAGCGCGGCAAGCGCCCGATGCTGCACGGCTGGGTCTACGACATCGCGTCGGGCCTGATCCGCGTGGTCGCCGAGGCGATCGACTCCCCCGAGAAGGCCGCCAGCGTCCTGCCCAATAACTGAGTCGCACGCCGATGGCGCAGGCGGCCGCCGCAGTGTCGGTGGCCGGAAGGACAAGAGGGGGGCAGACCATTGGTCCGCCCCCCTCCCGTCTCCCTTCGCCTTCTCCCTCGTCCTTAGTACATCCCGCCCATCCCGCCACCCGGCGCGGCCGGGGCGGGCTTGTCTTCCTTCTTCTCCACGATCAGGCACTCCGTGGTGAGGAGGAGCGAGGCGATCGACGCGGCGTTCTGCAGGGCCGTGCGGGTCACCTTGGTCGGGTCGATGACGCCGGCGAGGACGAGGTCCTCGTAGGTGTCAGAGAAGGCGTTGTAGCCGAAGTTCTTGTCCTTCGAGGCGCGGACCTTCTCGACGACGATCGAGCCTTCGCCGCCGGCGTTGGCGACGATCATGCGGATCGGCTCCTCGATCGCGCGACGGATGATCTCGACGCCGATCTGCTCGTCCTCGCCGAGCTTGACGCCCTTGAGCGCGGCCTGGGCGCGGATCAGCGCCACGCCGCCGCCCGGGACGATGCCCTCCTCGACGGCCGCGCGCGTCGCGTGCAGCGCGTCCTCGACGCGGGCCTTCTTCTCCTTCATCTCGCTCTCGGTCGCGGCACCGACGTTGATGACGGCCACGCCGCCCGCGAGCTTCGCCTTGCGCTCCTGGAGCTTCTCCTTGTCGTAGTCGCTCGTGGACTTCTCGATGGCGACCTCGATCTCCTTGATGCGGGCCTTGATCTTGTCGGCCTCACCGTGGCCGTCGATGACCGTGGTGTTGTCCTTGTCAATCACGATGCGCTTGGCGCGGCCCAGGTCCGTGAGGACCGTGTTCTCGAGCTTGAGGCCCATCTCCTCGGAGATCACGATGCCCTTGGTGAGCGTCGCGATGTCCTCGAGCATCGCCTTGCGGCGATCGCCGAAGCCCGGCGCCTTGACGGCGGCCACGCGCAGCGTGCCGCGGAGCTTGTTTACCACGAGCGTGGCCAGCGCCTCGCCCTCGATGTCCTCGGCGATGATGAGCAGCGGCTTGCCCGTCTGCGCGACCTTCTCGAGCACCGGGAGCAGGTCCTTCATCGAGGAGATCTTCTTGTCGTGGATCAGGATGTGGGCGTCCTCGAGGACGGCTTCCATCTTGTCCGGATCGGTGATGAAGTACGGCGAGAGATAGCCGCGGTCGAACTGCATCCCGTCGACCGTCTCCAGCGTCGTCTCGAGGCCCTTGGCCTCCTCTACCGTGATGACGCCGTCCTTGCCGACCTTCTCCATTGCATCGGCGATGAGGTTGCCGATCTCGGGGTCGTTGTTGGCCGAGATGCTGCCGACCTGCGCGATCTCCTTCTTGCCCGAGGTCGGGACCGAGAGCTTCTTGAGCTCGTCGACGATGGCACCCACGGCCTTGTCGATGCCGCGCTTGATCGCCATCGGGTTGGCGCCGGCCGTCACGTTCTTGAGGCCTTCGCGGAAGATCGCCTGCGCGAGCACCGTGGCGGTCGTGGTGCCGTCACCGGCCAGGTCGGAGGTCTTCGTCGCGACCTCCTTCACCATCTGGGCACCCATATTCTCGATCGGATCGACGAGCTCGACTTCCTTCGCGACCGTCACACCGTCCTTGGTGACCGTCGGGGCGCCAAACTTCTTGTCGATGACGACGTTGCGGCCCTTGGGGCCGAGGGTGACCTTCACCGCCTCGGCGAGCTGATCCACCCCGCGCTTCAGGGCGGCACGGGCATCAGTGTTGAAATGGAGTTCCTTCGCAGCCATATGAAGTCAGGTCCTCTGGTTAGTTGTTGACGATGGCGAGGATGTCGCTCTCGCGGAGGATCAGGTACTGCTCCCCGTCGATGGTCACCTCGGTGCCGGAGTACTTGCCGTAGAGCACCTTGTCGCCCGCCTTCACTTCCATCGGGACGCGCTTGCCGTCCTCGGTGCGGCCGGGGCCGACGGCGATCACTTCACCCTGCTGCGGCTTCTCCTTCGCCGTGTCCGGGATGTACAGCCCGCCGCGCATCGTTTCCGTCTCTTCGAGCGCCTTGACGACGACGCGATCGGCGAGCGGCGCGACCTTCTGGGCCGACGCAGTCTTTGCTGCCATAGATATCCGTCCTCCTGCTTGGTGTAGGTGGGTGGTTGTTGATTGCGCTGGCACTCACGGGCAGTGAGTGCTAACAACACCGGAAACTACCAGCAAGCGGCGTGCCAGTCAACTCGGCTCGCCATCTTGCCAAGCACGCATAAACCGTTGTTCCACAACACATTATGCGGTGGCGAGTAAGCCAGATTGGCGCGCTGGCTTGCCGAGTCGGCGAACGAGGTCGGCCGCTTTGGCGCCCGCAAGTTCGTCCCTGCTACATTCTCTCGGGATGACGCGAACAGCCGCCCTGCTCGGGATTCTCCTCATCGGTACGCTGGCCCAGCCGGCACTGCCGCAGGCGGCGACGATCACCGGTGGCGTGATCGACAGTGCCGGTCGCCAGCCGCTGAGCGGCGCGGTCATCCAGGTGTACGGCGAGGGCGAACTGCGGGGCCGAGGGCTCAGCGATGCGCAAGGCGAGTTCCGGATTCGCCCGTCGGGGCCGGTCGACGAGTTTCGCGTGGTGCGAATCGGATTTCGCCCGCAGACTCAGCGCCTCGCGGCACTCTCGGCGGCGTCCCTACGAGTGGAGTTCCAGATGCAGCGAATCCCCGCGTTCCTGGACCCGGTGCGGGTAGTCGCGGCACAATGCGGAGGGCGACGCGTTCGTGGCCCGTCACCGGTCGCCTTGATCGAGCAGGCACGCGCGGGGCTCCTGGCCACAATCGTCTCGCGCGAGCAGAATCCGGCGCGGATGGTCCGTATTCTGTACGAGCGGCACGGCACCAACCTGACGGGGCGCGGCGGTGCACAGCACGTACGCCTCGACACCGCGACCGCCGCAATCCGGTCGTTTTCCGCCGTCCACGACGCCGAAGGCTTCGTGCGTCGAGGATTCCTCGAGGAGATTGACGGCGAGCAGGTCTACTACGCCCCTGATGCCGAAGTCCTGCTGGCCGACGAGTTCGCCGCAGGCTACTGCTTCCACGTCGTGCCGCGGGTCCGAGACCGGCCCAATCAGGTGGGCCTGGGCTTCGACGCCGCGGACCGCCGCCGCGGACGCGTCGACGTCACCGGCGTCCTGTGGATCGACACCCTGGCGCGCGAACTCCGCGAGATCGAGTTCCGCTACGTGGGGCTCAACCGGTACTTCGAGCAACTGCGGCCCGGCGGCAACGTCGCCTTCCGAGCGCTCCCCAACGGGATGGTGGTGATCGACGACTGGTCGCTGACGCTGGTGGGAATGCAGACGGACTCCGTTGCCGACCAGGGCGCGCGCGGGCGCGCGACGACACGCGTCATCCTCGTCCGCAGCGGTGGCGTTCTTGCAGAGGCCGAATGGCGCGACGGCACGCGCTGGCGCGCGACGCTTCCGACGCTGGAGGGCCTGGCGCGGTGGGGCGACGGCCAGCCGGCCGCGGGCGTGCAGCTTTCCCTCCGGGGCACGCCGTTCGCCGCGCGCACGGACAGCGCCGGCGCATTCCGATTCGAGAACATCGTCCCCGGCCGTTACGAGATCCTCGCGATGGACGAGGAGCTCCTCGCCATCGGCCTGGCGACGCGCACGAGCGCGATTGTCGACGTCGGTGCCGCCGGACTCAGCACGGCACCCGTGATGGTGCCGAGGCGCGACGGAGAAGTGGCACAGCGCTGCCTTGAAGCCGGTGCACAGAACGTCAACAACAACTCGACGATGCTGCTCGCCCGCGCCCTGCACGACGATGGGACGCCGGTCGCCGGCGCGGAGTGGAACGTGCGGGTTGTCGACCACACCGGCTGGCGAGACGCCGCCACCGACGGGCTGACCGGTGGCGACGGGGTAATCCTGGTGTGCACGCGGCTGCTACGCGGTGCGGAGTTCGAGCTGACCGTGCGCGCGGCGGGCGACCTCACGAACGTACAGCGCGGTACGCTGACCCACCGCGCAACAGTCCTCGGCGTAGTCTTCCCGCGCCGCTAGCCAGCCGCCGCCTCAGCCGGCGGCGGTGAGCATCGCGTGCGCCATCCGCAGGCCGTGCAGCGTGAGGTCCGGGTCCACCAACTCGATCACCGGACAATGCGGCTGGATGACGGGCGCGAGCCCGCCCGTGGCCACGACTTTCGGGCGCCCGGGGTTCGGCCAGTCGGCAATGATGCGCTGCACGAGACCGGTGACAGCATCAGCGGCCCCGAACACGACGCCGGCGCGGATGCACTCCTCGGTGCGCGTGCCGATGACCTTCGCCGGCGCGGTCAACTCGGTAGCCGTCAGCTTCGCCGTGCGCCGGAACAGCGTCTCGGCGGAAGTCCGCACGCCCGGCTGGATCACGCCGCCGAGAAAGACGCCGTCCTTTGTGATGCAGTCGTAGGTGGTGGCGGTACCGAGGTCGACGACAATGCAGTCGCTCCGGTACAGCCGGCTGGCGGCGAGCGTGTTGATAATGCGATCGGCGCCCACCGTCAGCGGTTCATCCACGGCCAGCCTGATGCCCAGGGGCGACTTGGCGTCGATGATCACTGCCGGCGTCTCACAGATGCGCGAGGCGGCCTCGGCCAGGGACGGCGTCACGCCCGGCACCACGGACCCGATGGCCGCGCCGCGCAGCTTGGTCCCCGCGCGCCCCGACGCCTGCAGCAGGTTGTGCAGCAGCAGATGCACTTCGTCGGGCGTCCGGCCGGCCTCGGTTGTCACGCGCCAATGGGCGACGACGCGATCGCCCTCGGCCAGGCCGAGCGTGGTTTCGGTATTGCCGACGTCCGCGACGAGAAGCATTCGGGCGATCCTCAGGAGAGAAACTGCAGCGAGCCACTGCGATGCGCCGTGACCACGCCATTGGATTCTATCAGCACGGCGCCGTCGGCGGCGATGCCCTGCACCGTTCCGCGGGCTGGCGAGGTGACGGCCCGCCCCGCCGCGACGTCGCGGGCTTCGTAGGCGGCGAGCTCGGACGCCGACAACGGACCCGTCGCCGCGGCGGCGGCGCGCATCGCAGGCAACACTTCAGCCAGCACCTCGGGAGCAGACGCGTCAACCAACGCCGTGGCCTCGTGCGCCGACGGAACGACGAGGTTGATGCCGAAGCCGATGGCCACCCAATCCGGGCGCTGGTCGCGCCAGCGAGCCTCGATGAGCACACCGGCGAGCTTGCGGTCGCCGATGAAAAGGTCGTTGGGCCACTTGAGTCCGATGCCAGCGTCCGTCCAACGCTCCAGCACGGCCGCGAGGCGCAGTCCGACGCGCAGCGAGAGGACCTCGAGCGCCGCCGGGTCGTTGGGACGCTCGATCAGCGTGGCCCAGATGCCAGCCCGCGGCGCCGACTGCCAGCTATGCCCGCCGCGCCCCCGCCCCGCGCGCTGCTCCTCAGCGAGCACCAAGGTGCCCGGCGCCGCCCCGTCGGCCGCGAGGGCGTGCGCGAGGTCCATCGTCGAGGGCACGGATGCCTCCGCCAGCACGCGCGGCAGGTCGAGTCGGCGCGCCAGCGCCTCGGCCGACTCTCCGAACCAGCTCACCAGCCCCCGCGCGTCGCGATGAGGGCGAAGATCACCGCGGCCAGCGCAAAGCGGTACACGGCGAACACCGCGTAGCTGCGGCTGCGCACGAAGCGCAGGAGGACGGCGATGGCCACCCAGCTCGACGCCGCCGCAGCCGCGATGCCGACAACCAACGGGAGCGAGAGGCCCGTCTCGCGCAGCGCGTCGGGCACCTTGAAGATGGCCGCTGCGGAAATGATCGGCAGCGACATCAAGAAGGAGAACACCGCGGCCGAGCTGCGATCGAAGCCGAGGGCGCGGCCTGCCGTGATCGTCGCGCCGGAGCGCGAGACGCCGGGCACCAACGCCAAACACTGTGCGAGGCCGACCAAGAGCGCATCGCGCGCGGTCATCTGCTCTCGCGCCCGGGCAATGCCGGCCTTGGCGTCCACCGCCCAGAGCGCCGCGCCCATCACGACGAGCGCGATGGCCGTGATGATCGGGGCGCGGAAGGCCGTCTCGGCCAAGTCCTCGAGGGCGAGACCGGCGATGCCCGCGGGGATCGTCGCGATGACGATGAACAGCGCCTGCCGCGAGGCATCATCGACCGGCCGACGCTGGCGCAGGAGGGTGATCGCCCCGACCGCCAAGCGCAGCCACTCCGCGCGGAAGTACCAGACCAGCGCCACCAAGGTGCCGAGGTGCAGCGCCACATCGAAGGCCAGCCCGGCGGGTTGCCAGCCCAAGACCCAAGGCGTGAGCGAGAGGTGCGCGGAGCTGGAGACGGGGAGGAACTCGGTGAGTCCCTGCAGCGTACCGAGGACCAGCGCTTGCCAGACTGAGGGTTCGTGCATCGCAGAAAACTAGCGGTCGGCGCGTTTAGCGCAGGGCGGCGAGGGCGTCGGCGTAGATGGCCTCGTACTGCGCCACGATCTGCGCGGTGCTGAAGCGGGCCCGGGCATCTGCGGCGGCGGCCGCCGAGGCGGCTGCCCAACGCGTTGGCTCGAGCAGCGCGAGCGCGGCGCTGGCCATTCCCTCGACGTCGCCGAGGGGCAGCAGCGCGCCGGTGACGCCGTCGCGGACGACCTCGCTGACGCCGCCGACGTTCGAGCCCACGACGGGCACGCCCGACGCCAGCGCCTCGAGCGCACTGAGCCCGAAGGACTCCGTCTCCGACGGGAAGAGATACAGGTCGGCCGCCGCGAGTAGCGGCGCGACGTCGTCGATGCGTCCGAGGAAGCGCACCTTGTCGGCGACGCCCAGCGTGCGCGCCTCGTCCTCGGCGGCGCCGCGGTCCGGTCCGTCGCCGACCATCACCAGGGTGCAGGGGCGCTGCGCCAGTACCTTGGCGAAGATGCGCACGACGTCGCGCACTCGCTTCACGGGCCGGAAGTTGGAGATGTGCATCAACACCGGCGTGCCGCGTCCCAGCTCGGCGCGCAGGCCGTCGCCGTGCCTTGCGCGATCGAACTCAACGGGATCGACGAAGTTCGGCACGACGTCCACGCGACAGTTCTCGCAGCCGAAGGCCTTCACCGTCTCATCCTTGAGCCACCGCGACACGCTGGTGATGCGGTCCGAGCGCTCGATGCTGAATCGCGTGATGGCGTGATACGAGTGGTCCTGCCCGACGATGGTGATGTCCGTGCCGTGCAGCGTCGTGACGACGGGCAGGCGTCGCCCCTGCGTGGCCAGCATCTCCTTGGCGATCCAAGCGCTGGTCGCGTGCGGAATGGCGTAGTGCACGTGCAACAGGTCGAGGCCCTGCGAGAGCGCGACGTCGTGCATCCGCACCGCCAGCGCGAGGTCGTACGGTGGGTACTCGAAGAGCGGATAATTACCGATGTTGACTTCGTGGAAGCTCACGCGCGGCAGGAAGTGCGGCAGGCGGAACGGATGCTCATACGTGATGAAGTGCACCTCGTGTCCGCGCGCGGCCAAGGCAATGCCGAGTTCCGTGGCGACCGCGCCGGATCCGCCATAGGTGGGATAGCAGGTGATGCCGAGCTTCACGTGTTGCCCTCGTTGAACCAGCGTTCGCCTGCCTCGGCCGCATCCGGCGCCGTGGGGTCGAGCCGCGTGACCGGCCCGACACCCGCGAGTTGATTACGGAACCAAGTGCGCTGGCGTTTGGCGTACTGCCGCGTGCTGATCCGCAACGCATCCAGCGCTGCCTCGAGCGTCGCCGTACCGCGCACCACCTCACGAATCTCGCGGTAGCCGCAGGCGTTCCACGCGGGCGCGCCGTCCGGCACGGACGCGGCGAGGCGTTCCACCTCCGCGACCCACCCGGCATCGAGCATCGCGGCGCGACGCGCGTCGAGCCGGGCCGCGAGCGCGGGACCGGGGTCCACGATCAGCCAGCGTGCAGGCCTCGGCGGCGTCGCGCTCCCGCGCCGATGCCAATCGCTGAGGCGCTCGCCGGTCACCAGCCCGACCTCCGCGGCGCGCAGCAACTGGGCGCGCCCCAGCCCCGCGCGCTCCGGGTCGAGTCGCTCGACGAGCGAGCGCAGCGCGGGCGTCGCCATCGTCGCCAGCTCCGCCTGCACCTCGGCGCGGCGCTGCGGATCCATTGGCGGCTCATCGGCGAGCGGCTGGACCAAGGCTCGCAGCCATAGCCCCGTACCACCGACGATGAGACTCGGGCGCCCAGCGGCCGCGTCCTCCGCCAGCCACCCGGCGGCGGCCGACGCCCAGCGCGCCGCGTTCCATCGCTCAGTGGGGTCCGCGAGGTCCAGACCGGCGTGCGGCACCCTCGCGCGCTCGGCCGCCGAGGGCTTCGCGGTGCCGATGTCGAAGCCGCGGTAGATCTGCCGTGAGTCGGCGCTGATGAGGCGCGCGCCGTGCCGTGCCGCCAGCGCCAGCGCGAGGGCGGACTTCCCCGCCCCGGTCGGCCCGGCGATGATGCGCAGGTCAGCTGCGGCCGAATCGCCGGTCAATCTCGCCCCAGCCAAGCTGGAGGATCGTTGCGCGACCGTGCACGTCGTGCGCCGGCAACGTCGTCCGCGCGAGCGCCACGTACAGGGCGCGCATCTCGTCGAGCGCGAGCAGATCCCCGCCCTTCACGGCGGCCTTGCAGGCCACGGTGGCGATGAGCCGAGTATGGCGCGCGTGGGCACTGGGCTCGCGGTCGCCGGTGAGCGCGGCCAGCGTCTC contains these protein-coding regions:
- the miaA gene encoding tRNA (adenosine(37)-N6)-dimethylallyltransferase MiaA; its protein translation is MTGDSAAADLRIIAGPTGAGKSALALALAARHGARLISADSRQIYRGFDIGTAKPSAAERARVPHAGLDLADPTERWNAARWASAAAGWLAEDAAAGRPSLIVGGTGLWLRALVQPLADEPPMDPQRRAEVQAELATMATPALRSLVERLDPERAGLGRAQLLRAAEVGLVTGERLSDWHRRGSATPPRPARWLIVDPGPALAARLDARRAAMLDAGWVAEVERLAASVPDGAPAWNACGYREIREVVRGTATLEAALDALRISTRQYAKRQRTWFRNQLAGVGPVTRLDPTAPDAAEAGERWFNEGNT
- the bshA gene encoding N-acetyl-alpha-D-glucosaminyl L-malate synthase BshA, translating into MKLGITCYPTYGGSGAVATELGIALAARGHEVHFITYEHPFRLPHFLPRVSFHEVNIGNYPLFEYPPYDLALAVRMHDVALSQGLDLLHVHYAIPHATSAWIAKEMLATQGRRLPVVTTLHGTDITIVGQDHSYHAITRFSIERSDRITSVSRWLKDETVKAFGCENCRVDVVPNFVDPVEFDRARHGDGLRAELGRGTPVLMHISNFRPVKRVRDVVRIFAKVLAQRPCTLVMVGDGPDRGAAEDEARTLGVADKVRFLGRIDDVAPLLAAADLYLFPSETESFGLSALEALASGVPVVGSNVGGVSEVVRDGVTGALLPLGDVEGMASAALALLEPTRWAAASAAAAADARARFSTAQIVAQYEAIYADALAALR
- a CDS encoding biotin--[acetyl-CoA-carboxylase] ligase, which codes for MSWFGESAEALARRLDLPRVLAEASVPSTMDLAHALAADGAAPGTLVLAEEQRAGRGRGGHSWQSAPRAGIWATLIERPNDPAALEVLSLRVGLRLAAVLERWTDAGIGLKWPNDLFIGDRKLAGVLIEARWRDQRPDWVAIGFGINLVVPSAHEATALVDASAPEVLAEVLPAMRAAAAATGPLSASELAAYEARDVAAGRAVTSPARGTVQGIAADGAVLIESNGVVTAHRSGSLQFLS
- a CDS encoding undecaprenyl-diphosphate phosphatase; the encoded protein is MHEPSVWQALVLGTLQGLTEFLPVSSSAHLSLTPWVLGWQPAGLAFDVALHLGTLVALVWYFRAEWLRLAVGAITLLRQRRPVDDASRQALFIVIATIPAGIAGLALEDLAETAFRAPIITAIALVVMGAALWAVDAKAGIARAREQMTARDALLVGLAQCLALVPGVSRSGATITAGRALGFDRSSAAVFSFLMSLPIISAAAIFKVPDALRETGLSLPLVVGIAAAAASSWVAIAVLLRFVRSRSYAVFAVYRFALAAVIFALIATRGGW
- the groL gene encoding chaperonin GroEL (60 kDa chaperone family; promotes refolding of misfolded polypeptides especially under stressful conditions; forms two stacked rings of heptamers to form a barrel-shaped 14mer; ends can be capped by GroES; misfolded proteins enter the barrel where they are refolded when GroES binds), producing MAAKELHFNTDARAALKRGVDQLAEAVKVTLGPKGRNVVIDKKFGAPTVTKDGVTVAKEVELVDPIENMGAQMVKEVATKTSDLAGDGTTTATVLAQAIFREGLKNVTAGANPMAIKRGIDKAVGAIVDELKKLSVPTSGKKEIAQVGSISANNDPEIGNLIADAMEKVGKDGVITVEEAKGLETTLETVDGMQFDRGYLSPYFITDPDKMEAVLEDAHILIHDKKISSMKDLLPVLEKVAQTGKPLLIIAEDIEGEALATLVVNKLRGTLRVAAVKAPGFGDRRKAMLEDIATLTKGIVISEEMGLKLENTVLTDLGRAKRIVIDKDNTTVIDGHGEADKIKARIKEIEVAIEKSTSDYDKEKLQERKAKLAGGVAVINVGAATESEMKEKKARVEDALHATRAAVEEGIVPGGGVALIRAQAALKGVKLGEDEQIGVEIIRRAIEEPIRMIVANAGGEGSIVVEKVRASKDKNFGYNAFSDTYEDLVLAGVIDPTKVTRTALQNAASIASLLLTTECLIVEKKEDKPAPAAPGGGMGGMY
- a CDS encoding type III pantothenate kinase, with product MLLVADVGNTETTLGLAEGDRVVAHWRVTTEAGRTPDEVHLLLHNLLQASGRAGTKLRGAAIGSVVPGVTPSLAEAASRICETPAVIIDAKSPLGIRLAVDEPLTVGADRIINTLAASRLYRSDCIVVDLGTATTYDCITKDGVFLGGVIQPGVRTSAETLFRRTAKLTATELTAPAKVIGTRTEECIRAGVVFGAADAVTGLVQRIIADWPNPGRPKVVATGGLAPVIQPHCPVIELVDPDLTLHGLRMAHAMLTAAG
- the groES gene encoding co-chaperone GroES, whose translation is MAAKTASAQKVAPLADRVVVKALEETETMRGGLYIPDTAKEKPQQGEVIAVGPGRTEDGKRVPMEVKAGDKVLYGKYSGTEVTIDGEQYLILRESDILAIVNN